ATCTTGGTCAGTATTTTATTGAAGCGAGAAACCTATGTAGTTGCGGCAATTACAACGGTTTTTACCTTAAGAGAAGATATGGAAAATACACTTAAATATGGAAAACATCGAATTATTGGAAATGTACTAGGTGCGTTGATGTCTGTTGCAGTAATTGCTGTGTTCAATTTATTTGGGCGAACGGAGATTGTGCAACTGATTTTTATTCCAGTGATCATCATGATAATGATTGCTTTGTTAGCTAGCTTTGGCTATCAAGAAGGGACTGTGGGGGCGTGTGCAACCTTGTTGACGATTGTTTTTATGATTCCTGCGGATCGCTCGTATGACTATGCGTTTGATCGAGTGGTAGATAGTTTTATTGGTATGGGAATTGCTTTGTTAGTGAATTATTTTATTCCGTTAAAAATTGGTACAAAAAGAAACCCGCAATCAGTAGCGAATAAAGAAGTGTCTGAATAACAGGCGCTTTTTTATTTTGTTAAAATTTCTAGTTCAGTGTTAGGATAAATGGAGTGAAAAAAATAATTATTTTTTCAAAAAATTTGTTGCTATTTTTTGAAAACTTCGTATACTAGAAAAGGTAAAATTAAACTTGTAGTTTAGTATTAGAAAACTTTTATATACTTTTTGATAAATTGAAAAGAGGTGGTTGTATGGAAATCGGGGAGAAACTACGCAATTTACGGGTACAAAAAAACTTAACCCAAGAGGAACTAGGGGAACGTACAGATTTGACAAAGGGATATATTTCTCAATTAGAGCGGGATCTAAGCTCTCCTTCAATGGAAACATTTTTCTCTATTTTAGAAGTATTAGGCATCACACCAGAACAGTTTTTTAGCGAACGAACATTAGCGCAAAAAATTGTCTATAAAGAAGAAGATAGCACACTGTATTACGATGAAGAAAATGGTTATGAACTAAAATGGCTAATTCCAGAATCAAATGAAAAAGAGATGGAACCAGTTGTTTTGACCTTTGATAAAAATGGGGAGTATAAAACCTTTGAACCTTCGTTATCAGAAACGTTTATTTATGTTATCGAAGGATCGGTTTCATTATTACTTGGTGAAACAACTTACACGGCTAAAAAAGGAGAAGCAATGTATTATCAAGCCACAGAGCCTCATCAGCTGGTCAATCATTCTAAAGGGAAAAGCCGAGTTGTGATCGTGGCGACAGAATCATATTTATAATATCTATTTTTGGAGAAAAAAGCTAAATGAGCCATTACATTTTTTATAGGGGGCATAAATGCGTGAAAAAAAATATTATTTCGTTTGAAAATGTGGTTAAACAATATGACGATGAAAAAGTCTTGAAAAAGGTCAGTTTTGAAATTGAGCAGGGAAAGTTTTATACGCTATTAGGTCCTTCTGGTTGTGGGAAAACAACGATTTTACGAATTTTGGCAGGTTTTGCAGATGCGACGGAAGGTGATATTTATTTTGATGGTCAACGAATCAATGATATTCCAGCTAATAAACGACAAGTGAATACTGTTTTTCAAGATTACGCTTTATTTCCTCATATGAATGTCTTTGATAATGTCGCTTTTGGGTTGAAAATCAAAAAGCTTCCAAAAAATGAGATTGCAAAAAAAGTAAAAGAAGCTTTGCGAATGGTGCAGCTGCCAGGCTATGAAACACGAGAAATCAGTGAAATGTCTGGTGGACAAAGACAACGTGTGGCAATCGCTCGAGCCATCGTTAATGAACCAAAAGTCTTATTGCTGGATGAACCATTATCAGCATTGGATTTAAAGTTACGGACGGATATGCAATATGAATTACGTGAGTTGCAGCAACGTTTAGGGATTACCTTTATTTTTGTTACTCATGATCAAGAGGAAGCATTAGCGATGAGTGATGAAATATTTGTTATGAATAAAGGGCATATCGTGCAAAGTGGAACGCCTGTCGATATTTATGATGAACCAATCAATCATTTTGTAGCGGACTTTGTTGGTGAAAGTAACATTGTTAATGGAAC
The DNA window shown above is from Enterococcus sp. 4G2_DIV0659 and carries:
- a CDS encoding helix-turn-helix domain-containing protein translates to MEIGEKLRNLRVQKNLTQEELGERTDLTKGYISQLERDLSSPSMETFFSILEVLGITPEQFFSERTLAQKIVYKEEDSTLYYDEENGYELKWLIPESNEKEMEPVVLTFDKNGEYKTFEPSLSETFIYVIEGSVSLLLGETTYTAKKGEAMYYQATEPHQLVNHSKGKSRVVIVATESYL
- a CDS encoding FUSC family protein; protein product: MEEAIDNQFYQVKGISLLKFKIGMRTFKTGLSVFFCILVSILLKRETYVVAAITTVFTLREDMENTLKYGKHRIIGNVLGALMSVAVIAVFNLFGRTEIVQLIFIPVIIMIMIALLASFGYQEGTVGACATLLTIVFMIPADRSYDYAFDRVVDSFIGMGIALLVNYFIPLKIGTKRNPQSVANKEVSE
- a CDS encoding ABC transporter ATP-binding protein; this translates as MKKNIISFENVVKQYDDEKVLKKVSFEIEQGKFYTLLGPSGCGKTTILRILAGFADATEGDIYFDGQRINDIPANKRQVNTVFQDYALFPHMNVFDNVAFGLKIKKLPKNEIAKKVKEALRMVQLPGYETREISEMSGGQRQRVAIARAIVNEPKVLLLDEPLSALDLKLRTDMQYELRELQQRLGITFIFVTHDQEEALAMSDEIFVMNKGHIVQSGTPVDIYDEPINHFVADFVGESNIVNGTMIEDNLVEFVGKRFECVDGGMRPNEPIEIVLRPEDLTITTADKGKLVVTVDTQLFRGVHYEIICHDEDHNEWMVHSTRKATVGGKVGLFFEPEDIHVMRFNESEEDFDARLESYEE